A part of Candidatus Brocadia sp. genomic DNA contains:
- a CDS encoding IS4 family transposase: MPYTIDPFCKQQKIPTFHELFIPVQNIFHSVPPLESKGNRPLQMNFEKQLKALIYYHLEEHSSGRDFLQELQEDDFARTEIAPPDGIKKSSFFEAINHRGLEQLLFIFTKLQADAAKVLPKEYEHLGELVSIDGSLIDAVLSMHWADYRKGAKKAKTHLGFNLNHSIPSKIYLTDGKGDERPFVNKILSPGQTGIMDRYYQCHKDFDLWQTEGKHFVCRIKENTNKSVIKTNPLKPGSIVFYDALVLLGTPQVNQTEKPVRLIGYCIDAKEYWVATDRHDLTAEDIASLYKLRWNIEIFFGWWKRHLKVYHLIARSQHGLMVQILAGLITYLLLAIYCHNNFKEKVSIKRVRELRIKINNEARNLNFSPFGNYNFKEHAKNYDHAKT, from the coding sequence ATGCCATATACCATTGATCCGTTTTGCAAACAGCAAAAAATTCCCACGTTTCATGAACTGTTTATTCCTGTACAGAATATTTTTCATTCGGTGCCACCTCTTGAATCAAAAGGAAACAGGCCGTTGCAGATGAATTTCGAAAAACAACTCAAAGCACTTATTTATTACCATCTCGAAGAACATTCCTCAGGCAGAGATTTCCTTCAGGAACTCCAAGAGGATGATTTTGCCAGAACCGAAATAGCGCCTCCCGATGGTATCAAAAAGAGCAGCTTTTTCGAGGCCATCAACCACAGAGGCCTCGAACAACTCCTCTTTATTTTCACGAAACTTCAAGCCGATGCCGCAAAGGTGCTCCCCAAGGAATATGAACATCTGGGGGAACTCGTCAGTATTGATGGTTCACTCATTGACGCAGTCCTTTCCATGCATTGGGCAGATTACCGAAAGGGGGCAAAAAAAGCAAAAACCCACCTTGGTTTTAACCTTAACCATTCTATTCCATCAAAAATTTACCTTACCGATGGTAAAGGTGACGAACGCCCTTTCGTAAACAAAATACTCTCCCCTGGTCAGACGGGAATCATGGACCGTTATTATCAGTGCCATAAAGACTTTGATCTATGGCAGACAGAAGGAAAGCATTTTGTCTGCCGTATCAAAGAGAATACAAATAAATCCGTTATAAAAACCAATCCTCTCAAGCCAGGGAGCATAGTCTTTTATGATGCCCTTGTCCTGCTTGGAACACCCCAGGTGAATCAGACAGAAAAACCTGTTCGCCTTATCGGGTATTGTATAGACGCTAAAGAGTATTGGGTTGCAACTGACCGCCATGACCTTACTGCTGAAGATATCGCTTCTCTTTACAAGCTTCGCTGGAATATTGAAATATTCTTTGGTTGGTGGAAGCGCCACCTCAAGGTCTATCATCTTATCGCACGATCACAGCACGGATTAATGGTTCAAATACTTGCAGGGTTAATTACCTATCTTCTACTTGCTATTTACTGTCACAATAATTTCAAAGAAAAAGTTTCCATCAAAAGAGTCAGAGAGTTGAGAATCAAAATAAATAATGAAGCCAGAAACTTAAACTTTTCTCCTTTTGGCAACTACAATTTCAAAGAACATGCTAAAAATTATGACCACGCAAAAACTTAA